In Pseudomonas abieticivorans, the genomic window CCTTGAAGCCCATTTGGCCGCGCAATACATGCTCCAACAACTGCGCATTGCCACAGCCGAACTCGCCGTTGACCTTGTTGTAGGCGCACATGATCGAGGCCACCCCGGCGTCGATGGCGTCCTGGAACGGCGCCAGGTAAACCTCGTGCAGCGCCTGTTCGGGGATCGTCACGTCGAAGCCGGTCATGTCATAGCCGACGAAATGCTTGGCCTGGGCCATCACGCCCTGGGCCTGGATGCCCTTGATGATGCCGGCCCCCATCGCGCCGGTCAGCAGCGGGTCTTCGCCAAAGGTGTTCCAGCCGCGCCGAAAGCCCGAGTCGCGGAACATGTTGATGAAGGGCTCAAGCGCGATGTCGATGCCCAGGCGCTTGGCCTCGGTGCCGATCAGCACGCCGTTGTCATAGGCGTCCTGTTTGCTGAAGGTGGCCGCAAGCCCCATGGTCGAGGTCGGGATGATCGACGCCTTGCGGGTCAGGATGCCGGGCGGCCCATCGGCCAGCCGCAGTGCGGCCACCCCCAGCCGCGGGACACCGGGCAAGTACCCCGCCTGGCCCTGATTGGTCCTGTCATCCTCGGTCAGGCCGCGAATGACGTTGAATTTTTCGTCCGCCGTCATCTTCTGCAATAACGCATTGACCCGCGCCTCGTTGGCCACCGGGCGAACCTGGCTTTCATCGGCCATCGCGGCATCTGACACCGCCGCACAAAAAATCGAAGTGGCCAGAAGTGAGACGCGCAAACCTGACCGGCACGACGACGCACGCCGCTTAACAGTGTTATTCATTCTTCTTGTCCAGGGTGAGAACACAGGGATTTAGCGTTGTACCGGCTCTTTGACCAGCATCAGGCCTATCAACGACAGCAACCCGCAGCCCATCAAGTACAGCGCGGGCGCACTGGGGTTGCCGGTGAGGGAGATCAACAACGTGCAGAAGAACTGCGCGAAGCCACCGAAAATGATGCTGCTCACGCTGTAAGTTACCGACAGGCCGGTCGCCCGTACTGCAGGCGGGAAGATCTCGGCGAGCAGCGCCAGCGAGGGCACCATGTTGAACACCAACAGGGCTGACAGCGTGCTGGCCACCGCGACCAGCATGGGTAACCCGGGGAAGTGCTCGAGCAGCATGAACGCCGGGTAAATCAACGCCAGCAATGCCAGGCGCGACCAGAGGATCTGGCGCTTGCGACCCACTCGGTCACAGGCCCGGCCGGCACTGATCGCCAGCGCAACCTGCACGGCACCGGCGGCGCAGCCGGTCCAGATACCCACCGTCAACGGCAGGTGCAGTTGTGCCACGGCATAATTGGAGAGGTAATGCAAAATCACGTACGACCCCGATGTACCACCAATCGCAATCAACACGCCTGCGAGCAACGGGCGCCGATGCAGATTCCAACTCAAGCGATGGCTGGCCTGATGCTTGACCTGGTCACTCTCTTGCAGGTGTCGGCGCATGTAGGCCCCTACCGGAATCACCAACAACCCCAGTGCGAACGGCAGCCTCCAGCCCCAGCTCTGAACCTGCTCGGGGGTCAGCAGGTAATTGACCGAAAGCCCGACCACTGCGCCCAGCAGCACACTCAGGCCCTGGCTGAAAAACTGCCAGCTGGTGAAGTAGCCGCGTTCGTGCTTGCCGGCTTTTTCCAGCAGGTAAGAGGTGGAAGCGCCCACCTCGCCGCCAATGGCAAAGCCTTGTAGCAGCCGCGCGAACACAATCAACAAGGGCGCCGCGATGCCGATCTGCTGGTAGCTGGGGGTCAGCACGAACAGCAATGCGCCAATCGCCATCAGCCACAGTGTGAGCAGCATGGCGGCTTTGCGGCCGACCCGATCGGCGTACTGCCCCAACAGGATGCTGCCCAATGGGCGCATAAAGAAACCAATGCCATAGGTGGCAAAGGCCAACAGCAATTGGTTGGCGCCTTCGGCCGGGAAAAACTGCTTGCCGATGACCGTGGCGAAGAAGCTGTAGACGGTAAAGTCGTAGAACTCCAGACCGTTGCCGATCGTCACGGCGGCAATGTTCTTGCGCCGCCCGGCCAGTGGTGCACTGGGCTGTGCCGACACGGCTGGCGGCATGAGTGTGGTGTTGTCCATGGGGGTGAGCCTCACGAGAGAACCGATGGCCGGGCAGGCAGCATTTTTTCAACCAGCTTGATCCAATACGAAGCGCCCATCAGCAAACATTGATCGTTGAAATCGAACTCGGGATGGTGGCACATCACACTGCCCTCATCATCACCATTGCCTACGATCAAGTACGATCCCGGACAATGTTGCAGCATGAAGGCGAAGTCCTCACTGCCGGTGAGCGGGCGCATGTTCTGGATCAGCCCGTCCTCGCCCACCCAGTCCAACGCCGCAGCGATGGCCAGCTCCGTCTCCTTTTGATGGTTGACCAGCACCGGGTACCGACGGTTGTAATGCACCTGTGCGTCACCGCCCAAGCCTTGCGCGGTCATTTTCACCAGCGCGGTGATGCGGGCCTGCAGCAAGTCCCGCGTGGCAGCGCTGAGCGAGCGCACGCTGATTTCCAGTTTGGCGGTGGACGGGATGACGTTGGCCGCCTTGCCCGCTTGCAGCGAGCCGACGCTGACGATGGCCATGTCCAGCGGGTCGATGTTGCGCGACACGATGCTTTGCAAGTTGAGCACAATGCTGGAGGCAATCAGTACCGGGTCGATCGCCTTGTAAGGCACCGCGCCGTGGCCACCCTTGCCCAGCACGGTCACCGTGACGGTGTCGGAAGAGGCCATGAACGGGCCCGCCAGGAAGCCGAACTTGCCCAGCGGGTGCCCCGGCATGTTATGCATCGCAAAGATGGCGTCGCAGGGAAACAGTTCGAACAGGCCCTGCTCCACCATCTTGCGCGCCCCACCCAAGCCTTCTTCGGCGGGTTGGAAAATCAGGTTCACGGTACCACTGAAGTTCCTGCTGGTGGCCAGTACCTTGGCCGCCGCCAGCAAGGTCGCGGTATGCCCGTCGTGGCCGCAGGCATGCATTTTCCCTTCGTTCACGCTGGCGTAGTTCAAACCGGTTTCTTCGTGGATGGGCAGTGCATCCATGTCGGCCCGCAGCCCGATGGTCGGGCCTGGCCCGCGGCGCAACTGGCCGACCACCCCCGTGCCGCCCAGCCCCAGATGCACCGTGTAGCCCCAAGCCTCAAGCTTGCTGGCCACCAGGTCGCTGGTGCCGAACTCTTCAAAGCCCAATTCAGGGTGCGCGTGAATGTGCTGCCGGATGGCGATCATTTCATCGCGAATGTGTTCAATTTCCGCTAGTACGGTCATGGTGCCCTTCCCTATCAAGTCAGGCTTCATTCTGACCATCCTTGACGCCGCGAAAAGACAACGTTTAGGCTTGGTGACAACTTTTCCTTGTCATCAGGCACCATGAAAACCAACCAGTTCGTGGCCCTTGTGGCCGTAGCAGAAACAGGAAGTATTCGCGCGGCGGCAAAATCGGTGGGGCTCACGCAGGCCGCCATCACCCGTACGCTGCGAGAGTTGGAACTGCAACAAGGGGTGGAGTTGCTGGAGCGCACCCACACCGGCGTGCGGTTCACGGATGCCGGTAAAAGCCTGCTGCATCATGCCAGGCTGATACTGAGCGAAATCGAAAAAGCCAACGCCGACCTGGCGTTGATCCGCAGCGGGCAAGTCGAGCGGCTGCGCATCGGCCTGACGCCCACCATCAACTTTGCCTTCCTGCCCGAATGCCTGAGCCTGTTTCAGGCGCAATACCCCAACGTACAGTTGGAGATCTACGAAGGCCTGCACGGTATTTCACTGCCGCACCTGCGCGATGGTTACCTGGATTTTGCGATTATCCAGGCCAGCCGGTTTATCAGCGAGAATGAGTTTTCCATCGAACCGTTGCTGTCTTACCAAAGCCACGTGGTTGGGCGAAAGGGGCACCCGCAGCGTGATGCCACGTCCATCGACACGCTCAACTCCATGAGGTGGCTGGCCAATTTTCCCGCTGCCTGGCACATTAATTTCATCAAGGAGCTGCACCGCGACTTCCGGGTGTCGCCGCAGCCCAGCCATATTGTCAGCATCCAGTCCGCCGGCTTGCTATTCCCCCTGCTGGCCCAGACCGACTACCTCACGGTGCTGCCCGGGGTGTTGCTCAAAGCCCCCAGCTTTGCCTCGATCGTCGAGCCTTTCAGTGCCTTCAAAAGCTCCACCTCGCGCATCTTCGGCATCGCCGCCCGGCGGGGCAATGTCCGCAGCAAGGCGGCCAGCGCGTTCATCGACATCCTCAAGCAGGTGATCAAGCAGCACGCTCGCAATGCTCAATCGCCCTATGCCGATGCATTGCGCCCTACCGACCTATTCTTCTAGGCAATCGGTATCAACGGATCCGCCGCCGCCCACGCTGCTTCGCGGTTAGCCGCCGGCGGGTAGATCCACACGGTATTGATTTGGGTCTTCAACGCCTTGCCTTCCTG contains:
- a CDS encoding MFS transporter; translation: MDNTTLMPPAVSAQPSAPLAGRRKNIAAVTIGNGLEFYDFTVYSFFATVIGKQFFPAEGANQLLLAFATYGIGFFMRPLGSILLGQYADRVGRKAAMLLTLWLMAIGALLFVLTPSYQQIGIAAPLLIVFARLLQGFAIGGEVGASTSYLLEKAGKHERGYFTSWQFFSQGLSVLLGAVVGLSVNYLLTPEQVQSWGWRLPFALGLLVIPVGAYMRRHLQESDQVKHQASHRLSWNLHRRPLLAGVLIAIGGTSGSYVILHYLSNYAVAQLHLPLTVGIWTGCAAGAVQVALAISAGRACDRVGRKRQILWSRLALLALIYPAFMLLEHFPGLPMLVAVASTLSALLVFNMVPSLALLAEIFPPAVRATGLSVTYSVSSIIFGGFAQFFCTLLISLTGNPSAPALYLMGCGLLSLIGLMLVKEPVQR
- a CDS encoding M20 aminoacylase family protein, whose product is MTVLAEIEHIRDEMIAIRQHIHAHPELGFEEFGTSDLVASKLEAWGYTVHLGLGGTGVVGQLRRGPGPTIGLRADMDALPIHEETGLNYASVNEGKMHACGHDGHTATLLAAAKVLATSRNFSGTVNLIFQPAEEGLGGARKMVEQGLFELFPCDAIFAMHNMPGHPLGKFGFLAGPFMASSDTVTVTVLGKGGHGAVPYKAIDPVLIASSIVLNLQSIVSRNIDPLDMAIVSVGSLQAGKAANVIPSTAKLEISVRSLSAATRDLLQARITALVKMTAQGLGGDAQVHYNRRYPVLVNHQKETELAIAAALDWVGEDGLIQNMRPLTGSEDFAFMLQHCPGSYLIVGNGDDEGSVMCHHPEFDFNDQCLLMGASYWIKLVEKMLPARPSVLS
- a CDS encoding LysR family transcriptional regulator, which translates into the protein MKTNQFVALVAVAETGSIRAAAKSVGLTQAAITRTLRELELQQGVELLERTHTGVRFTDAGKSLLHHARLILSEIEKANADLALIRSGQVERLRIGLTPTINFAFLPECLSLFQAQYPNVQLEIYEGLHGISLPHLRDGYLDFAIIQASRFISENEFSIEPLLSYQSHVVGRKGHPQRDATSIDTLNSMRWLANFPAAWHINFIKELHRDFRVSPQPSHIVSIQSAGLLFPLLAQTDYLTVLPGVLLKAPSFASIVEPFSAFKSSTSRIFGIAARRGNVRSKAASAFIDILKQVIKQHARNAQSPYADALRPTDLFF